From Cellulomonas dongxiuzhuiae, the proteins below share one genomic window:
- a CDS encoding ATP-dependent helicase, whose amino-acid sequence MSADSLLDALDPEQRAVATALTGPVCVLAGAGTGKTRAITHRIAYGVRTGVYRPASVLAVTFTARAAGEMRVRLRDLGASGVQARTFHAAALRQLGHFWPRVVGGAPPRLAEQKATLVAEAGRRVGVAVDRVTVRDLAAEIEWSKVSLVTAEDYERAAAAVRRPAPAGQDAQAVARLMTAYEDVKTERGVIDFEDVLLLLAAMLAQRGEVADEVRAQYRHFVVDEYQDVSPLQQYLLDQWLGGRHDVCVVGDPSQTIYSFAGASPHHLLTFASKHPGAQVVRLVRDYRSTPQVVSLANRVLTATRRPGDPVPLHLVAQQPDGPQVRFTAYDDDDAEAAGIAARAARLVAAGVPASEIAVLYRTNVQSEAFEQALAAAGVGYQVRGGTRFFARRDVRDALVLLRGGARSADRDVPLGQTVRDILTSVGWSPQPPSARGAARERWDAMQALVGLADDMVALRAEATLPDLVAELDDRASAQHAPTVDGVTLASLHAAKGLEWDAVFLAGLSDGLLPISLAQTEAAVSEERRLLYVGVTRARRHLEMSYAAARTPGSRASRSRSRFLAGLWPGEEPRRGAGGRASAAADPVVLDRLRQWRAQVADERGVPAFRVLPDVALEAVAAAMPTQPADLRYVQGLGQTRLREYGDDLLRVVADEPVGRPDGGVGTKFR is encoded by the coding sequence ATGTCTGCCGACTCCCTCCTCGACGCGCTCGACCCCGAGCAGCGCGCCGTCGCGACCGCCCTGACGGGTCCCGTCTGCGTGCTCGCAGGTGCGGGCACCGGCAAGACCCGCGCGATCACCCACCGCATCGCCTACGGCGTGCGCACCGGCGTCTACCGCCCGGCGTCGGTCCTGGCCGTGACGTTCACCGCCCGCGCGGCGGGTGAGATGCGGGTCCGGCTGCGGGACCTCGGTGCCTCCGGCGTCCAGGCGCGCACGTTCCACGCCGCCGCGCTGCGCCAGCTCGGCCACTTCTGGCCCCGCGTCGTGGGCGGCGCGCCGCCGCGCCTCGCCGAACAGAAGGCGACGCTCGTCGCGGAGGCCGGGCGTCGGGTGGGCGTCGCGGTCGACCGCGTCACGGTGCGCGACCTCGCGGCCGAGATCGAGTGGTCCAAGGTGTCGCTCGTCACGGCGGAGGACTACGAGCGCGCGGCCGCGGCGGTGCGACGCCCGGCCCCGGCGGGCCAGGACGCGCAGGCGGTGGCCCGGCTCATGACGGCGTACGAGGACGTCAAGACCGAGCGGGGCGTCATCGACTTCGAGGACGTGCTCCTGCTGCTCGCCGCGATGCTCGCGCAGCGTGGCGAGGTCGCGGACGAGGTGCGGGCGCAGTACCGGCACTTCGTGGTCGACGAGTACCAGGACGTCAGCCCGCTGCAGCAGTACCTGCTGGACCAGTGGCTCGGGGGACGGCACGACGTGTGCGTCGTGGGGGACCCCAGCCAGACGATCTACTCGTTCGCCGGCGCGTCGCCCCACCACCTGCTGACTTTCGCCTCGAAGCACCCGGGCGCCCAGGTCGTGCGCCTGGTGCGGGACTACCGCTCGACCCCTCAGGTCGTCTCGCTGGCGAACCGCGTGCTGACGGCCACGCGCCGGCCGGGTGACCCCGTGCCGCTGCACCTGGTCGCGCAGCAGCCCGACGGCCCCCAGGTGCGGTTCACCGCGTACGACGACGACGACGCGGAGGCGGCCGGCATCGCTGCGCGCGCCGCGCGGCTCGTCGCGGCCGGCGTCCCGGCGAGCGAGATCGCGGTCCTGTACCGCACCAACGTGCAGTCGGAGGCCTTCGAGCAGGCGCTGGCAGCCGCCGGTGTCGGGTACCAGGTGCGCGGCGGCACACGCTTCTTCGCCCGCCGCGACGTGCGTGACGCGCTCGTCCTGCTCCGCGGCGGCGCGCGGTCCGCCGACCGGGACGTCCCCCTCGGGCAGACCGTGCGCGACATCCTCACCTCCGTCGGCTGGTCGCCGCAGCCCCCGTCCGCACGCGGTGCGGCGCGCGAGCGGTGGGACGCGATGCAGGCGCTCGTCGGCCTCGCCGACGACATGGTCGCGCTGCGCGCCGAGGCGACGCTCCCGGACCTCGTGGCGGAGCTCGACGACCGCGCGTCGGCCCAGCACGCCCCGACGGTCGACGGCGTGACGCTCGCGTCCCTGCACGCCGCGAAGGGTCTGGAGTGGGACGCGGTCTTCCTCGCGGGCCTGTCCGACGGGCTCCTCCCGATCTCGCTCGCGCAGACCGAGGCCGCCGTGTCCGAGGAGCGGCGCCTGCTGTACGTCGGCGTGACGCGTGCGCGTCGCCACCTGGAGATGTCGTACGCCGCGGCGCGCACCCCCGGGTCGCGCGCCTCGCGCTCGCGCTCGCGGTTCCTCGCCGGGCTGTGGCCCGGCGAGGAACCGCGCCGCGGTGCGGGGGGCCGCGCCTCGGCGGCCGCCGACCCGGTGGTGCTCGACCGGTTGCGGCAGTGGCGCGCGCAGGTGGCCGACGAGCGCGGAGTCCCCGCGTTCCGCGTGCTGCCGGACGTGGCGCTCGAGGCGGTCGCGGCGGCGATGCCGACGCAGCCGGCCGACCTGCGGTACGTGCAGGGCCTGGGCCAGACGCGCCTGCGCGAGTACGGCGACGACCTGCTGCGGGTGGTCGCCGACGAGCCCGTCGGGCGACCCGACGGCGGCGTCGGGACGAAGTTCCGTTAA
- a CDS encoding mycoredoxin produces the protein MTPPTPAPGSVTMYSTTWCGYCHRLRKQLDSVGIPYDVIDIEQQPDAAQFVETVNGGNQTVPTIVFPDGSAATNPSLAQVRERLGV, from the coding sequence ATGACGCCCCCCACCCCCGCCCCCGGCAGCGTGACGATGTACTCCACGACCTGGTGCGGGTACTGCCACCGGCTGCGCAAGCAGCTCGACTCGGTCGGCATCCCCTACGACGTGATCGACATCGAGCAGCAGCCCGACGCCGCGCAGTTCGTCGAGACCGTCAACGGCGGCAACCAGACCGTGCCGACCATCGTCTTCCCCGACGGGTCCGCCGCCACCAACCCGTCGCTCGCGCAGGTGCGCGAGCGCCTCGGGGTCTGA
- the nudC gene encoding NAD(+) diphosphatase: MAGVTHHVLSGLPLARSTVPRAAHLREVPHVVADALADPRTRVLAVRDGGLLLTDDGRVRWLDPASAGALIAAGDPDAGMPGPTSDAWLLLGEQDDGTRVLALRLPDQHPLTAGGEPADVLVHLSDGPAGPGGWASLRAVGASLDAHDAGLATAAVALDAWHDRHPRCPRCGAPTRVAQAGWSRVCDVDGSEHYPRTDPAVIMAVVDDADRLLLGHAAAWPAGRWSTLAGFVEAGESAEQAVRREVLEETGVLVGDVAYVGSQPWPFPASLMLGFRARATSTHVEVDGVEMADARWFTRDELTAAVDSGEVLLPGGASIARALVEQWWSRPGA; encoded by the coding sequence GTGGCGGGCGTGACCCACCACGTCCTGTCCGGCCTCCCGCTCGCGCGTTCGACGGTGCCTCGTGCGGCGCACCTGCGCGAGGTCCCGCACGTCGTCGCCGACGCGCTCGCCGACCCGCGCACACGCGTCCTGGCGGTCCGCGACGGGGGCCTGCTGCTCACCGACGACGGGCGCGTCCGCTGGCTCGACCCCGCGTCGGCCGGTGCGCTGATCGCCGCGGGCGACCCCGACGCCGGGATGCCGGGTCCCACGTCGGACGCCTGGCTGCTGCTGGGCGAGCAGGACGACGGCACGCGGGTCCTGGCCCTGCGCCTGCCGGACCAGCACCCGCTGACGGCGGGCGGCGAGCCGGCGGACGTCCTGGTCCACCTGTCCGACGGACCGGCGGGGCCCGGGGGCTGGGCGTCGCTGCGCGCCGTGGGGGCGTCGCTCGACGCGCACGACGCGGGGCTGGCCACGGCGGCGGTCGCCCTGGACGCGTGGCACGACCGCCACCCCCGCTGCCCCCGGTGCGGCGCGCCGACCCGCGTCGCCCAAGCCGGCTGGTCCCGGGTCTGCGACGTCGACGGGTCCGAGCACTACCCGCGCACCGACCCGGCGGTCATCATGGCCGTCGTCGACGACGCGGACCGGCTCCTGCTCGGCCACGCGGCCGCGTGGCCCGCCGGACGCTGGTCGACCCTCGCCGGCTTCGTGGAGGCGGGCGAGTCCGCAGAGCAGGCCGTGCGGCGTGAGGTCCTCGAGGAGACGGGCGTCCTGGTCGGCGACGTCGCGTACGTGGGCAGCCAGCCGTGGCCGTTCCCCGCGTCGCTCATGCTCGGCTTCCGGGCGCGCGCGACGAGCACGCACGTCGAGGTCGACGGCGTCGAGATGGCCGACGCCCGGTGGTTCACGCGCGACGAGCTGACCGCCGCGGTCGACTCCGGCGAGGTGCTGCTGCCGGGCGGCGCGTCGATCGCACGCGCGCTCGTCGAGCAGTGGTGGTCACGCCCGGGAGCGTGA
- a CDS encoding phosphotransferase, whose protein sequence is MNRSPLALAALATVAVPGLDAYDVRRPVHPGADFDVAVVVDSVRQRWVVRAPQHPAAGAALEAEVALLDALGTLVDDGRLPFAVPRPVGFAHLPEGGRASVHRELPGRALQLETLRPGPGLAAAVGRAVAAIHELPTSVVENVGLPVYDAAGYRERRQAEVDEAARTGLVPPSLLRRWEELLEDVAMWRFRPTVVHGDLSSNHLLVADGAVAGVLGWGSTMVADPADDLSWLLVAAPHDAVDAILEAYLLRRTELTDPHLADRALLAGELALARWLLHGVRAHRQDVVDDAVQMLRDLEEHTLVDEAAGQYT, encoded by the coding sequence GTGAACCGTTCGCCGCTCGCACTCGCCGCTCTCGCGACCGTCGCCGTCCCGGGTCTCGACGCGTACGACGTGCGGCGCCCCGTGCACCCGGGGGCGGACTTCGACGTGGCCGTGGTGGTCGACTCCGTGCGCCAGCGCTGGGTCGTGCGGGCACCGCAGCACCCGGCCGCCGGGGCCGCGCTCGAGGCCGAGGTCGCCCTGCTCGACGCGCTGGGCACGCTGGTCGACGACGGCCGGCTGCCGTTCGCGGTCCCGCGTCCCGTCGGCTTCGCGCACCTGCCGGAGGGTGGGCGCGCGAGCGTGCACCGCGAGCTTCCCGGCCGCGCCCTGCAGCTCGAGACGCTGCGTCCTGGACCGGGCCTCGCTGCGGCCGTGGGACGCGCCGTCGCCGCCATCCACGAGCTGCCGACCTCCGTCGTCGAGAACGTCGGGCTGCCCGTCTACGACGCCGCCGGGTACCGGGAGCGCCGGCAGGCGGAGGTCGACGAGGCCGCCCGGACCGGTCTGGTCCCGCCGTCGCTGCTGCGCCGCTGGGAGGAGCTGCTCGAGGACGTCGCGATGTGGCGCTTCCGCCCGACCGTCGTGCACGGCGACCTGTCGAGCAACCACCTGCTCGTGGCCGACGGCGCCGTGGCCGGCGTGCTCGGCTGGGGCTCGACGATGGTCGCCGATCCCGCCGACGACCTGTCGTGGTTGCTGGTCGCCGCACCGCACGACGCGGTCGACGCCATCCTCGAGGCCTACCTGCTGCGCCGCACCGAGCTGACGGACCCGCACCTCGCCGACCGCGCCCTGCTCGCGGGCGAGCTGGCGCTCGCGCGGTGGCTGCTGCACGGGGTCCGCGCGCACCGCCAGGACGTCGTCGACGACGCGGTGCAGATGCTCCGCGACCTCGAGGAGCACACCCTGGTCGACGAGGCCGCGGGCCAGTACACCTAG